In a single window of the Myxococcus fulvus genome:
- a CDS encoding methyltransferase domain-containing protein, which produces MSANPTKYQLGHSDEEMKRLEYQAGVFRPLTERLLRAAGLRPGMRVLDVGCGVGDVSFLIAELVGPSGEVVGIDGAALPLEWARRRAREQGLSQVRFEHHDLASLPRERPFDAVVERLVLVHQGEPLRFIHQMGEHLRPGGVLVCHEFDFTQQPVAYPPMPLLEQVSDWLTRAVRGMALRAQLGRELAALLREAGLQVEGGQSAGVLGVDGEEDADSLRVFSAGIRALLPAIERLGITRAEDVGIDTLEQRLRDEARAANGLFVPFTMIGVWARRPAST; this is translated from the coding sequence ATGAGCGCGAACCCCACGAAGTATCAGCTGGGCCACTCGGACGAGGAGATGAAGCGCCTGGAGTATCAGGCGGGCGTCTTCCGTCCGTTGACGGAACGTTTGCTCCGGGCCGCGGGGCTGCGGCCGGGGATGCGGGTGCTGGACGTCGGCTGTGGCGTGGGGGACGTGAGCTTCCTCATCGCCGAGCTCGTCGGTCCCTCGGGTGAGGTGGTGGGCATCGACGGCGCCGCGCTGCCCCTGGAGTGGGCCCGGCGGCGCGCCCGGGAGCAGGGCTTGTCCCAGGTGCGGTTCGAGCATCACGACCTGGCGTCACTGCCGCGAGAGCGGCCCTTCGACGCCGTGGTGGAGCGACTGGTGCTCGTCCACCAGGGGGAGCCGCTTCGATTCATCCACCAGATGGGGGAGCACCTCCGTCCAGGGGGCGTCCTCGTCTGCCATGAATTCGACTTCACCCAGCAGCCCGTCGCCTACCCGCCCATGCCCCTGCTCGAGCAGGTATCGGACTGGCTGACGCGCGCGGTTCGGGGGATGGCGCTGCGAGCGCAGCTGGGCCGGGAGCTGGCGGCGCTGCTACGGGAGGCCGGACTCCAGGTGGAGGGGGGCCAGAGCGCGGGCGTCCTGGGGGTGGACGGCGAGGAGGACGCGGACTCGCTGAGGGTCTTCAGCGCGGGCATCCGGGCGTTGCTCCCCGCCATCGAGCGACTGGGCATCACGCGGGCCGAGGACGTGGGCATCGACACGCTGGAGCAACGGCTTCGTGACGAGGCCCGTGCCGCGAACGGGCTCTTCGTCCCGTTCACGATGATTGGCGTCTGGGCGCGTCGCCCGGCTTCGACGTGA